One window of Treponema denticola genomic DNA carries:
- the dnaX gene encoding DNA polymerase III subunit gamma/tau codes for MEYQVTATRRRPQRFEDLLGQEFVAATLQKSIEAGKIAHAYLFSGPRGCGKTSSARILAKVLNCAEGPRPTPCGHCTACEEITAGSCLDVIEIDGASNTSVNDVRQIKDEILFPPNSNRYKIYIIDEVHMLSTSAFNALLKTIEEPPPYVVFIFATTEIHKVPATIKSRCQQFNFKLVSIEILKQALADAAAELGIKADDEALYWIAREATGSVRDAYTLFDQVAAFSDGHITFEKIHEKLGLTGVDSINKLVSACVAKKGQEALSILDGILQGGISVEQVVSDCADYFRSLLLVKHGITKEALIGQRADRFPQDILQGWEAVQIERALSIMLQLFKDLRFSIDQRYELELAVSRLSWLGDYVSPADLKAAFDAAQSLISGRGANIEAARPLPHREENRSKETMPREPSQSFNNAGSLTEQFKAVLRRDNKLDGFPEKKNEEKQPVSNNVPSDNVSFEKKDEEQETVLQTARSVENAFNTVEELKESLIEALLEKGGILSSAVGQSKDWVLKDDSLTLFARSSFDYTLIQKQKDTVIDSIFEITGKKFKLILKEYIPPQPENKVEETVKEPEKIRTITDVFMGKIVECKNLILETEEGEENEVQNVQNPAAMQEQNS; via the coding sequence ATGGAATATCAAGTAACAGCGACACGGAGGAGGCCTCAGCGTTTTGAAGATTTGCTGGGTCAGGAATTCGTAGCCGCAACATTGCAAAAATCAATTGAAGCAGGTAAGATAGCCCATGCCTATCTTTTTTCGGGCCCAAGGGGCTGCGGAAAGACAAGCTCGGCCAGAATTTTAGCCAAGGTGCTCAACTGTGCCGAGGGGCCTAGGCCTACTCCTTGCGGTCATTGTACTGCCTGCGAAGAAATTACGGCCGGCTCGTGTTTGGATGTAATTGAAATTGACGGCGCTTCAAATACGAGCGTAAATGATGTAAGACAGATAAAAGATGAGATTTTATTTCCGCCGAATTCGAACAGGTATAAAATTTATATAATTGACGAAGTTCACATGCTTTCGACAAGTGCCTTTAATGCTCTATTAAAAACGATAGAGGAGCCGCCTCCTTATGTCGTGTTTATTTTTGCGACCACCGAAATTCATAAGGTTCCGGCGACAATTAAAAGCCGCTGCCAGCAGTTTAATTTTAAGCTAGTATCGATAGAGATACTAAAGCAGGCCTTGGCAGATGCCGCAGCAGAGCTGGGTATAAAGGCAGATGATGAGGCTCTTTATTGGATTGCCCGTGAGGCAACCGGAAGTGTAAGAGATGCTTATACTCTTTTTGACCAAGTTGCGGCTTTTTCGGACGGGCATATAACCTTCGAGAAGATACACGAAAAACTCGGCCTTACGGGTGTCGATTCGATCAATAAACTTGTGTCGGCCTGTGTTGCAAAAAAAGGTCAAGAAGCCCTGTCTATCTTGGATGGAATTTTGCAGGGTGGAATCTCGGTCGAGCAGGTAGTTTCGGATTGTGCGGATTATTTTAGAAGCCTTTTATTGGTAAAGCACGGTATTACAAAGGAAGCTCTTATCGGACAAAGAGCCGACCGTTTTCCGCAGGATATCCTGCAGGGATGGGAGGCTGTGCAAATAGAAAGAGCCCTAAGTATAATGCTTCAGCTTTTTAAGGACCTAAGGTTTTCTATTGATCAGCGTTATGAATTGGAGCTTGCAGTTTCGCGCCTTTCTTGGCTCGGCGACTATGTATCACCTGCCGATTTAAAAGCCGCCTTTGACGCAGCTCAAAGCCTTATTTCCGGCCGAGGGGCAAATATTGAAGCAGCAAGACCTCTTCCGCACCGCGAAGAAAATCGGTCTAAAGAGACCATGCCGAGGGAGCCTTCCCAATCTTTTAACAATGCGGGCAGTTTGACCGAACAATTTAAAGCCGTTTTAAGACGGGATAATAAATTGGACGGGTTTCCGGAAAAAAAAAATGAAGAGAAACAGCCGGTTTCAAATAATGTACCTTCAGATAATGTATCTTTTGAAAAAAAAGATGAAGAACAAGAAACCGTACTTCAGACTGCCCGCAGTGTAGAAAATGCTTTTAATACTGTAGAAGAGTTAAAAGAGTCTTTAATTGAAGCTCTTTTAGAAAAGGGCGGGATATTGTCTTCTGCTGTGGGGCAAAGTAAGGATTGGGTTTTGAAGGATGACAGCCTTACACTTTTTGCCCGCAGCTCGTTTGATTATACGCTGATTCAAAAACAAAAGGATACGGTTATCGACTCTATTTTTGAAATTACAGGAAAAAAATTTAAACTAATTTTAAAAGAATATATTCCGCCTCAACCTGAAAATAAAGTTGAGGAGACGGTTAAGGAGCCGGAAAAAATACGTACCATAACTGATGTGTTTATGGGAAAAATAGTTGAATGTAAAAATTTGATATTAGAAACTGAAGAAGGGGAGGAAAATGAAGTTCAAAATGTGCAAAATCCTGCTGCAATGCAGGAGCAAAATTCTTGA
- a CDS encoding C69 family dipeptidase, producing MNNIKSFSAHTDCTTVLVGKKASIDGSILIARNEDFHLAISPKIFVLEKAVNEANRIYKSKNTGVEIPLPTKAYRYTSVPQAYPNDKENQGVYGEAGINEKNVALSSTESVYGNARVLAYDPLVKNGIAEDAINDIILPFINSAREGVSYLGKLIEKYGSAEGNGILFADLDEIWYMEIPCGHHWVAVRIPDDCYAVAPNQVSIEKIDFKKPDYYMWSKGIKEFVNEHKLNPDREGFNFRHIFGTSSEKDRVYNTPRAWFAQKYLNPEIEQSPVSNDIPFIQKANRLISVEDVEYILSSHYNETEFDPIGIGNSEFNKTRFRGISLSRTAESHILQLRPKSPKGLEGIQWLALGTTAFVPYIPFFTNVLDTPTAYKRMTRMVSTDNAYWLFKLIGHFVEAHYSTFKDDNNAYLTEMQSYGRARVKEITDAAAKIPSKSLSEFLTEENRKTAEHVLKRTKEYLSDLMLESFKYSKLSFTMDKNL from the coding sequence ATGAATAATATAAAATCTTTTTCGGCACACACCGACTGTACAACAGTGCTGGTAGGCAAAAAAGCCAGCATCGACGGCTCAATTCTTATTGCAAGAAATGAGGATTTCCACTTGGCAATAAGCCCCAAAATCTTTGTTTTAGAAAAGGCGGTAAACGAAGCAAACCGGATTTATAAATCTAAAAACACAGGCGTGGAAATCCCCCTCCCTACAAAGGCATACCGCTACACCTCCGTTCCGCAAGCTTATCCGAACGATAAAGAAAACCAAGGCGTTTACGGCGAAGCGGGAATCAACGAAAAAAACGTAGCATTGAGCTCTACCGAAAGTGTCTACGGAAACGCTAGGGTGCTTGCATATGACCCGCTGGTAAAAAACGGAATTGCAGAAGATGCAATCAACGACATCATTCTCCCATTTATAAACTCTGCAAGGGAAGGCGTAAGCTATTTGGGAAAACTTATCGAAAAATACGGTTCAGCCGAGGGTAACGGTATTTTGTTTGCCGACCTCGATGAGATTTGGTACATGGAAATTCCCTGCGGCCATCATTGGGTTGCCGTAAGAATTCCCGATGACTGCTATGCCGTAGCTCCAAATCAGGTTTCAATCGAAAAAATCGATTTTAAAAAGCCTGATTATTATATGTGGTCAAAAGGCATCAAGGAATTTGTAAATGAGCATAAGCTGAATCCTGACAGAGAAGGTTTTAACTTTAGACACATCTTCGGAACATCAAGCGAAAAAGACAGAGTTTACAATACTCCCAGAGCTTGGTTTGCTCAAAAATATCTCAATCCCGAAATAGAACAATCTCCGGTATCCAACGATATTCCTTTTATCCAAAAAGCAAACCGCCTTATCTCGGTTGAAGATGTCGAATACATACTAAGCTCTCACTATAATGAAACGGAATTTGATCCTATCGGCATAGGCAATAGTGAGTTTAATAAAACACGCTTTAGAGGTATTTCGCTTTCACGTACGGCCGAATCCCATATTTTACAATTAAGACCCAAATCTCCAAAAGGGCTTGAAGGAATACAGTGGCTGGCACTCGGAACAACAGCATTTGTTCCGTATATTCCGTTTTTTACAAATGTTTTGGATACTCCGACGGCCTATAAAAGAATGACTCGTATGGTTTCTACTGATAATGCTTACTGGTTATTTAAGCTAATCGGCCATTTTGTTGAAGCTCATTACTCTACATTTAAGGATGATAATAATGCCTATCTTACCGAAATGCAAAGTTACGGAAGAGCCAGAGTAAAAGAAATTACTGACGCAGCGGCTAAAATACCTTCAAAATCTTTAAGCGAATTTTTAACTGAAGAAAACCGCAAAACAGCAGAGCATGTATTAAAAAGAACAAAAGAATATCTTTCCGATTTGATGTTGGAATCGTTTAAGTATTCAAAACTTTCATTTACGATGGATAAGAACCTGTAA
- a CDS encoding diguanylate cyclase produces the protein MKILNNRYRIIKELPLELKNNAGFIVKDLTSDKGGVFELRLIYASNMDEDFMQFIKEKFILIKQLKETAHIKNYDFTRLISIDDKMVNGDIYLYTIEYIEKKEPMMDFLLDAKTEEIFELFVAILKELNYLITYGIVYNNFDLSNIYVVRNNGRVFLKAKDIVTEKNQYSHQISLLTDSEIRTFTYNYDILKTIILSLLLKKNIIKNHERYFQELQQIKKHQLDNKNEKQLYSCFLNIYNEINARKVKKETYPFYEIISDINSKINTNYSVSTPISIEKNYQFSIDREKERKEIFSIFKQIKPSKLENRNILITGAFGVGKTFFLYELYFLLLLEKNDVYYIPSLGDMDDIKFILHLMKSLFLKNALIQKNYEKELNSILDALKSEIEANEDITKISVLKYKLINLITKLIIENASSQPIVFIIDDIHLISEFITKTILYITIENSDKRNIVLIQSLNESLVNNNHHAKKLIKTLSNQASIKKINLQNLSEAETESLIRNTINIKNVPEILLKKIYLNTSGNPLFTNEALKELTISGELKKDTRTELCKLSVNLSSPSIPIPISVNIQQAVKRQIKDLNKHELLFLKDLCIFKFSFKIQILPEILNITDTSVKKYIPKFLDQNIIKKATKPYTDEYGIVNKILQKTLYDELDYQYRMEIHKKIIQKMKGLKKIDIYEFLWHAENAKLFEEAVNYCIQYKDKIKKECTHIAYIDIFEKIYTFIPNDDNNKKLNILLILAESYLENDNLIECKRKIKSAEKLITKSNANKIFVAKVHIIKTIQEIQFRSSSEKIAKSLALAEKSTAEANNTYIQLFFDKARIVFLQYKKKHAEAIDEAKKTILKCGNLKEFKLIKTKALLDLANNQFYLGQYKEAEKAYLETLKTAKEIGDINIEDILFNNLAIIQEQRYRNFDAAITYYTKILKNNSISGNSLSQTIALLNLGITYSHFYDYETAYGICNQAIKKIIQNSYNDKIFFAYSFMHHIFLSMCMYDKTSEIEIQIEKTLKNKNILKDSYEINIFNQTKAMFYYAMGSFETANKIQDKNTDSKDENKSVESVFSSLCINLNKIAQGKINSTKQLEDDLNKIISNPELLNNIYLVFYELIYYLRKTIIFRYDIDFRKIINMVLGIKCHSDYPLIKAPLLFLEAYMDPENAEKKLIEAASLIENKYILDLSIDINIKLGLIYINNNINMAMINFAEAQKLIDIFIKKIPLKFRKSYFNAHHYGLPPLIICDYINKNMKPDYKKFIEALSYEQTKRLLSKNNIEKLKNNPAFILNIIAQTKQSSIFKNKSIDNIIEKFTDDFLQNIKILLNFTTLNLLANSADIFITTNDGKIKSLFNFGKNKTIEKIAQLIESSTYKITNIKTDDEISSHLVIPINYHCNKQTGNTVTGYLVFVSNKEINNFGNFGISFCLSIENIFAFLIESYKVQQEAATDKLTSALTKKYTEDALSDLLTASKIKNSSFALLMYDLDKFKKINDTFGHQTGDTVLRAVANTVLNILKKGQILGRVGGEEFIVLLPNTEKEQALIITEKIRKQVEALHFDNPAIGITISIGIALFPKHGSTEKDLLLKVDQALYAAKNRGRNQTVLWKEGLAPGKKKADKLAGILTGNTLNDTKNILSFIDTASLIRRSIPKTKKLEICLEKIIDAAGADSGIFVYPTKEKTSKNVFKYKTTPKPEFPVNKNLIAEVISEKKELCKIDWENISGKSNITGIPNWNSVILLPIILKGKIKAVIYLVVEIRKKEFGIEDLNLVNLLADLIAPFF, from the coding sequence ATGAAAATATTAAATAACAGATATAGAATTATTAAAGAACTCCCGTTAGAATTAAAAAACAACGCCGGTTTTATTGTTAAAGATTTAACTTCCGATAAAGGCGGAGTGTTTGAGCTAAGACTAATATATGCTTCAAATATGGATGAAGATTTTATGCAATTTATCAAAGAAAAATTTATCCTGATAAAGCAGTTAAAAGAAACAGCTCATATAAAAAATTATGATTTTACACGTTTAATAAGCATAGATGATAAAATGGTAAATGGAGACATATACTTATATACAATTGAATATATAGAAAAAAAAGAACCTATGATGGACTTCTTACTTGATGCTAAAACAGAAGAAATTTTTGAACTTTTTGTTGCAATATTGAAGGAGTTAAACTATTTAATAACATACGGAATAGTATATAATAATTTTGATCTAAGTAATATTTATGTGGTAAGAAACAACGGCCGAGTTTTTTTAAAGGCAAAAGATATTGTTACAGAAAAAAATCAATATTCACATCAAATAAGTTTATTAACGGATTCGGAAATTCGTACATTTACCTATAATTATGATATTTTAAAAACAATTATTCTATCTTTGCTTTTAAAAAAGAATATAATAAAGAATCATGAAAGATATTTTCAGGAACTGCAACAGATAAAAAAACATCAATTAGACAATAAAAATGAAAAACAGCTTTATTCATGTTTTCTTAATATATATAACGAAATTAATGCACGAAAAGTAAAAAAAGAAACTTATCCATTTTATGAAATAATATCGGACATTAATTCCAAGATCAATACAAATTATAGCGTTTCGACTCCGATAAGTATTGAAAAAAATTATCAGTTTTCTATCGATCGTGAAAAGGAAAGAAAAGAAATATTTTCCATATTTAAACAAATAAAGCCGTCTAAACTCGAAAACAGAAATATATTGATAACAGGCGCATTCGGTGTAGGTAAAACATTTTTCTTATATGAGTTATATTTTTTACTATTGCTTGAAAAAAACGATGTTTATTATATTCCAAGTCTTGGTGATATGGATGATATCAAATTTATTCTTCATCTCATGAAAAGCTTATTTTTAAAGAATGCATTGATTCAAAAAAATTATGAAAAAGAATTAAATTCAATTCTTGATGCTTTAAAATCTGAAATAGAGGCCAACGAAGATATAACAAAAATAAGCGTACTTAAATACAAACTTATAAACCTAATAACAAAATTAATAATAGAAAATGCATCATCGCAACCGATAGTTTTTATTATTGATGATATACACTTGATAAGCGAATTTATAACAAAAACAATATTATACATAACAATAGAAAATTCAGATAAAAGAAACATAGTACTGATACAATCTCTAAATGAAAGTTTAGTTAATAATAATCATCACGCAAAAAAACTTATTAAAACATTATCGAATCAAGCATCTATAAAAAAAATAAATCTTCAAAACCTATCTGAAGCAGAAACTGAAAGTTTAATACGAAACACGATAAATATAAAAAACGTACCTGAAATATTATTAAAAAAAATATATTTAAATACATCAGGTAATCCCCTATTTACTAATGAAGCTTTAAAAGAGCTTACGATATCCGGTGAATTAAAAAAGGATACGCGAACCGAACTATGTAAGCTCTCTGTAAATTTATCTAGCCCTTCCATCCCTATACCTATATCTGTAAACATACAGCAAGCCGTAAAAAGACAAATAAAGGACCTTAATAAACATGAATTACTTTTTTTAAAAGACTTATGTATCTTCAAATTCAGTTTTAAAATACAAATTTTACCGGAAATTTTAAATATAACAGACACATCCGTTAAAAAATACATACCGAAATTTTTAGATCAAAACATCATAAAAAAAGCCACAAAACCATATACAGATGAATATGGAATTGTCAATAAAATTTTACAAAAAACTTTATATGATGAACTCGATTATCAATACCGAATGGAAATACATAAAAAAATAATACAAAAAATGAAGGGACTAAAAAAAATCGATATTTATGAATTTCTATGGCATGCAGAAAATGCAAAACTATTTGAAGAGGCGGTAAATTATTGTATACAATATAAAGATAAAATAAAGAAAGAATGTACTCACATAGCCTATATAGATATTTTTGAAAAAATATATACATTTATCCCAAACGATGACAACAATAAAAAACTGAATATACTCCTTATCCTTGCAGAATCATATCTGGAAAATGATAATTTAATAGAATGTAAAAGAAAAATAAAATCGGCCGAAAAATTAATAACAAAATCGAATGCGAATAAAATATTTGTAGCCAAAGTCCACATAATAAAAACGATTCAAGAAATTCAATTCAGATCTAGTTCCGAAAAAATTGCCAAATCGTTAGCCCTAGCTGAAAAGTCTACCGCTGAAGCAAATAATACTTATATACAATTATTTTTTGATAAGGCACGGATAGTATTTTTACAGTACAAAAAAAAACATGCCGAAGCCATAGATGAAGCAAAAAAAACTATATTAAAATGCGGTAATTTAAAAGAATTTAAATTAATAAAAACAAAAGCACTATTGGATCTGGCAAATAATCAGTTTTATTTGGGCCAATATAAAGAGGCAGAAAAAGCTTATTTGGAAACTCTTAAAACTGCAAAAGAAATAGGCGATATCAATATTGAAGACATACTCTTTAATAACTTAGCTATCATCCAAGAACAAAGATATAGGAACTTTGATGCAGCAATAACATATTATACAAAAATTTTAAAAAATAATAGTATATCAGGGAATTCACTTTCACAAACAATAGCTCTACTTAATCTAGGTATTACCTATTCACATTTTTATGATTATGAAACAGCCTATGGGATTTGTAATCAGGCAATAAAAAAAATAATACAAAATTCTTATAACGATAAAATATTTTTTGCTTATAGCTTTATGCATCATATCTTCTTGTCCATGTGCATGTATGATAAAACATCAGAAATTGAAATCCAAATAGAAAAAACACTAAAAAATAAAAATATATTAAAAGATTCTTACGAAATAAATATTTTTAATCAAACAAAAGCTATGTTTTATTATGCAATGGGAAGTTTCGAAACTGCAAATAAAATTCAAGATAAAAATACAGACAGTAAAGATGAAAACAAAAGCGTTGAATCCGTTTTCTCATCATTATGTATTAACCTGAATAAAATTGCACAAGGTAAAATAAATTCAACAAAACAACTGGAAGATGACCTCAACAAAATAATTTCCAATCCGGAATTATTGAATAATATATATCTCGTGTTTTATGAGCTGATTTATTATTTAAGAAAAACCATCATCTTCCGATATGACATTGATTTTAGAAAAATAATCAACATGGTACTCGGGATAAAGTGTCACAGTGATTATCCATTAATAAAAGCACCTCTATTATTTTTAGAAGCATATATGGATCCTGAAAATGCGGAAAAAAAACTTATAGAAGCAGCATCTTTAATTGAAAATAAATATATCTTGGATCTAAGTATAGATATAAACATAAAACTCGGATTAATCTATATTAATAATAATATTAACATGGCAATGATTAACTTTGCCGAAGCTCAAAAACTAATAGATATTTTTATAAAGAAGATACCTCTAAAATTCAGAAAAAGTTATTTTAATGCCCACCACTATGGATTACCTCCATTAATCATCTGTGACTATATCAATAAAAACATGAAGCCCGATTATAAAAAATTTATTGAGGCATTATCATATGAACAAACAAAACGGCTTTTATCAAAAAATAACATTGAAAAACTAAAAAACAATCCGGCATTTATCTTAAATATTATAGCACAAACAAAACAATCCAGTATATTTAAAAATAAATCGATTGATAATATAATAGAAAAATTTACAGATGATTTTCTACAAAACATAAAAATTCTTTTAAATTTTACAACTTTAAATCTTCTTGCAAATTCAGCTGATATATTTATAACTACAAATGACGGTAAAATAAAATCTTTATTTAATTTCGGTAAAAATAAAACCATAGAAAAAATTGCACAATTGATAGAATCATCTACATACAAAATTACAAATATCAAAACCGATGACGAAATTTCATCACATCTTGTTATTCCAATAAATTATCATTGTAATAAGCAAACTGGAAATACCGTAACAGGTTATTTGGTTTTTGTATCAAATAAAGAAATAAATAACTTCGGTAATTTTGGAATCAGTTTTTGCCTTAGTATCGAGAATATATTTGCATTTTTGATAGAAAGTTATAAAGTTCAACAAGAAGCTGCTACAGATAAACTAACATCTGCATTAACCAAAAAATATACTGAAGATGCATTAAGCGATCTTTTAACGGCTTCCAAAATAAAGAATAGCAGTTTTGCTTTACTAATGTATGATCTGGATAAATTTAAAAAAATAAATGATACTTTCGGACACCAAACAGGCGATACGGTCTTAAGAGCTGTAGCGAATACCGTATTGAACATATTAAAAAAGGGACAGATATTAGGACGAGTAGGCGGAGAGGAATTTATTGTCCTACTTCCCAATACCGAAAAAGAACAAGCATTGATAATCACAGAAAAAATCAGAAAACAGGTAGAAGCTTTGCATTTTGATAATCCGGCTATTGGGATAACCATCAGTATAGGTATAGCTCTCTTCCCAAAACACGGCAGTACGGAAAAAGACCTATTGTTAAAAGTAGACCAAGCCCTATATGCTGCAAAAAATAGGGGCAGAAACCAAACTGTTTTATGGAAAGAAGGCCTTGCACCCGGTAAAAAAAAGGCCGACAAGCTGGCCGGAATATTAACCGGGAACACTCTAAACGACACAAAAAACATTCTAAGTTTTATAGATACCGCTTCTCTAATACGGCGTTCTATACCAAAAACAAAAAAACTTGAAATTTGCCTTGAAAAGATAATCGATGCTGCCGGTGCGGACTCAGGAATTTTTGTCTACCCTACTAAGGAAAAAACATCCAAAAATGTATTTAAATATAAGACTACTCCAAAACCGGAATTTCCCGTAAATAAAAATCTCATAGCTGAAGTCATATCAGAAAAAAAAGAACTGTGCAAAATCGACTGGGAAAATATTTCGGGAAAAAGCAACATAACAGGAATTCCCAACTGGAATTCTGTCATTCTTCTCCCTATTATCCTAAAAGGAAAGATAAAAGCCGTAATTTATCTTGTAGTGGAAATCAGAAAAAAAGAATTTGGAATTGAAGATCTTAACTTGGTAAACTTACTCGCAGATCTAATCGCTCCATTTTTTTAA